One Papaver somniferum cultivar HN1 chromosome 10, ASM357369v1, whole genome shotgun sequence genomic window carries:
- the LOC113318048 gene encoding kinesin-like protein KIN-14S has translation MEEKALEIQIQDLDEGEILPDQGRKQENSITMEENCVRDQIKETEPSFGEEQNINPIPKQLDDLSTQIKILKTEQSVLSDEVKGIADGSFPGSDVSAALLHLSSEHEALKKKYLKESSERKRLYNEVIELKGNIRVFCRCRPLNQDEIANGFYSVVEFDPSIDTELQVTSSDSSKKQFKFDHVFGPNGNQEAVIAQTSPVVTSVLDGFNVCIFAYGQTGTGKTYTMEGTLDDRGVNYRTLEELFRISEERSDTMRYELFVSMLEVYNERIRDLLVDESNQHARKLEIKQSAEGTQEVPGLVEASVQNTVEVWEQLQTGSRNRAVGSTNCNELSSRSHCLFRVTVKGENLVNGQRTRSHLWLVDLAGSERVGRTEVEGERLKESQFINKSLSALGDVISALASKTSHIPYRNSKLTHLLQSSLGGDCKTLMFVQISPSSADSGETLCSLNFASRVRGIEHGPARKQSDPTEIFKYKQMAEKLKQDEKETKKLQDSLQSLQLRFAAREQLCRSLQEKLRDSENQLAEERKIRLQQEARAVAAYSTKPLGLPSVKAVPRAPAEKKPPLGPSKLRPPLRGITNFIPPPSPLQPCKVVATGHPTLPSVDEKENFSRSISACSTKTLMRPRRVSIAVRPASATVQFSQPRRRVSIATIRPEPQLHSTTGQPPNTTNAHSTPQMPRRRVSIATLHPESNHGITGRMSFVRDPRRRVSRMFSPVQQSGPSTVEATPISSRSKFMGSPPTQIGSWKPKHPTVVALQKRHLVWSPLKQKGFKNDRKSLIPSLSDNWR, from the exons ATGGAAG AAAAAGCCCTAGAAATTCAAATACAAGACCTAGACGAAGGGGAAATTCTTCCAGATCAAG GTCGAAAACAAGAAAATTCCATAACGATGGAGGAAAATTGTGTTAGAGATCAAATTAAAGAAACAGAACCATCATTTGGCGAGGAGCAGAATATTAACCCTATTCCGAAGCAACTTGATGATTTAAGTACTCAAATTAAG ATTTTAAAGACAGAACAATCTGTTCTATCAGATGAAGTAAAGGGTATCGCTGATGGATCTTTTCCTGGTTCTGATGTTTCTGCTGCGCTTCTGCATCTCA GTAGTGAACATGAAGCTTTAAAGAAGAAGTACCTTAAAGAGAGTTCTGAAAGGAAGCGGCTTTATAATGAAGTGATTGAGCTCAAAGGCAATATAAGGGTATTCTGTAGATGCAGGCCTTTGAATCAGGATGAAATTGCAAATGGGTTTTATTCTGTAGTTGAATTCGACCCATCTATAGATACTGAGTTGCAGGTTACAAGCTCTGACTCTTCTAAAAAACAATTCAAGTTTGATCATGTCTTTGGTCCCAACGGAAATCAAG AGGCTGTTATTGCTCAAACGTCACCGGTGGTGACTTCCGTGTTGGATGGGTTCAACGTATGCATATTTGCCTATGGGCAGACAGGTACTGGCAAGACATATACAATGGAAGGGACTCTAGATGATAGAGGAGTCAATTATAGGACCTTGGAAGAGCTCTTTCGGATCTCAGAGGAGCGAAGTGATACCATGCGGTATGAGCTATTTGTTAGCATGTTGGAAGTCTATAATGAAAGAATCCGTGATCTTCTTGTGGACGAGTCCAACCAACATGCCAGAAA GTTGGAGATAAAGCAATCAGCGGAGGGAACACAAGAAGTGCCAGGGCTAGTTGAAGCTAGTGTTCAGAATACAGTTGAGGTGTGGGAGCAGCTACAGACTGGAAGCCGAAACAGAGCTGTTGGATCGACAAATTGTAATGAACTTAGTAGCCGTTCTCATTG CTTGTTCCGTGTAACTGTGAAGGGTGAGAATTTGGTGAATGGGCAGAGGACTAGGAGTCACCTCTGGCTCGTAGATTTGGCAGGTAGTGAGCGTGTCGGAAGAACTGAAGTTGAGGGTGAAAGGCTGAAGGAGTCACAGTTCATTAATAAGTCCCTCTCTGCCCTTGGTGATGTCATATCTGCTCTAGCATCAAAGACATCTCACATTCCTTACAGGAATTCTAAACTCACCCATTTGCTGCAGAGCTCCCTTG GAGGAGACTGCAAGACCCTGATGTTTGTCCAGATTAGCCCAAGTTCTGCAGATTCAGGGGAGACCCTTTGCTCTCTGAACTTCGCAAGTCGGGTCAGGGGAATTGAGCATGGTCCTGCGCGTAAACAATCAGATCCTACCGAGATTTTCAAGTACAAACAAATG GCTGAAAAGTTAAAGCAGGacgaaaaagaaacaaagaagttgcaGGATAGCTTGCAGTCCTTGCAATTAAGGTTTGCTGCGCGTGAACAACTCTGTAGAAGTCTCCAGGAGAAG CTACGAGACTCCGAGAATCAACTTGCAGAGGAGAGAAAAATCAGACTCCAACAGGAAGCTCGAGCTGTTGCTGCATATTCGACTAAACCATTGGGATTGCCATCTGTAAAAGCAGTACCCAGAGCTCCAGCAGAGAAGAAGCCACCACTAGGTCCTTCAAAGTTGAGACCACCATTGAGAGGAATCACCAACTTCATTCCCCCTCCATCACCTCTTCAACCCTGCAAAGTTGTTGCTACTGGTCATCCAACCTTGCCATCAGTAGACGAAAAAGAGAACTTTTCTAGGTCAATTTCAGCATGCAGCACCAAAACTTTGATGAGACCAAGGCGGGTGTCCATTGCAGTCAGGCCAGCATCAGCAACAGTGCAGTTTAGTCAGCCCAGGAGACGGGTTTCTATTGCTACGATTCGTCCAGAGCCGCAGTTGCACTCCACCACTGGACAGCCTCCTAACACCACTAATGCCCACTCAACACCTCAAATGCCCAGGAGACGGGTTTCTATTGCTACACTCCATCCAGAGTCAAATCATGGAATTACAGGCCGAATGTCATTTGTCAGGGACCCAAGAAGGAGGGTATCAAGAATGTTTTCACCAGTGCAGCAATCAGGACCCTCAACAGTGGAAGCAACTCCAATATCTAGCAGGAGCAAGTTTATGGGGAGCCCACCAACGCAAATTGGTTCTTGGAAGCCTAAGCATCCGACGGTGGTTGCACTGCAAAAGAGACATTTAGTCTGGAGTCCACTGAAGCAAAAGGGGTTTAAAAATGACAGAAAATCATTAATTCCTTCATTATCAGATAATTGGAGGTAG
- the LOC113318049 gene encoding cyclin-P3-1-like: MIFRDISSEILNSDMGSLAFEIQPSVTEIYLALGLNESRKRVIVIPRVLSLLSSFLERSVQKNEKLLESMNQKDMVTVFHGLRAPTLSIRQYIDRIFKYSNCSPSCFVVACIYMDRFLQNGDLLLTSLNVHRILITSVMVAAKFIDDDAFFNNAYYAKVGGVSTAEINRLEMKFLFSLDFRLQVTVGTFERYCVQLDKDAAGRCHIERPIQFCGLKENRQIIEKSKGAATV; encoded by the exons ATGATTTTCAGAGATATCTCTTCAGAAATT CTTAATTCGGATATGGGATCCTTAGCATTTGAGATACAGCCTTCAGTCACGGAAATTTATTTAGCTTTGGGTCTAAATGAATCAAGAAAACGAGTTATAGTGATCCCCCGAGTGTTGTCACTTCTTTCTTCATTTCTTGAGAGATCTGTTCAAAAGAACGAAAAGTTACTAGAGTCCATGAACCAGAAAGACATGGTTACAGTCTTTCATGGGTTGAGAGCGCCTACTCTGAGCATCAGGCAGTACATCGATCGCATCTTCAAGTACTCAAACTGTAGTCCGTCATGCTTTGTTGTTGCATGCATTTACATGGACAGATTCCTACAAAACGGCGATCTTCTCCTTACGTCACTCAATGTTCACCGTATTCTCATCACCAGCGTCATggtagctgcaaagtttattgATGACGACGC GTTCTTCAACAACGCATATTATGCTAAAGTGGGAGGAGTCAGCACTGCAGAGATAAACAGATTGGAGATGAAATTCTTGTTTAGTTTGGATTTCAGACTCCAAGTAACTGTAGGGACATTTGAGAGGTATTGCGTTCAGTTGGATAAAGATGCAGCGGGGCGTTGTCACATCGAGCGGCCGATTCAGTTCTGCGGTTTAAAGGAAAACAGGCAAATCATTGAGAAATCAAAAGGTGCTGCAACAGTCTAG